The uncultured Cohaesibacter sp. genomic sequence GAAGGCTTTGCACCCAACAAGGATGGAACACCAGTCCTTGGTCGGTTGGTTGGTGACGAGCTCGATCAGTTTGAACGCCTTAGAGCTCGTATCCATGCCATCAACGTTGAGTGTGCAGAAGGAGGAGCCGATCTGCTCAAACTGCAAGCCCTGCTTGCCAAGAGATCTGGTCGCAAAATGTCAGGGATGATCATCCCTGCCCCGATTGCCATCCCAACACCCGATCCCCAGCAGTAGTCACAGAGTGCTTTGAGATTTGTCCGACCAGCCCCGGTGTCGGCCGGACAAATCATGCCCCCTATCAGTACGAAAGGAAGATACATGCCCCTTATTCCCGAAACCTATCGCCACAATATTTCACTGCTTGTCGATCAGCGCTCGACCGATGCCAGCCGCATCCTCGATATTGGAGCCGATGCAATCTGCGCAGCTCGAAGGGCGTTATCCTCTTTGCCCGATATTGCCGTCGGCGATATTCTCGATGACATCAGGCCATTACATGCCCTGATCGATGCTGTCAGCAATCGCGGTATCCTTGATCCGCAATTTGACGAGCTCGTCGACGATTTGCTTGAAGCACTACCTATCCTCGACGAGGCCGATCCTTTGGCTTCATCCTACGCCAGTGCCCGCGCCGATCTGCAAGAGGCACAGTATTTTGCCAATCGATTTCTGGATATCATTCACGCTGAGAAGCGACGGGCACAATCGTTCAGAGAGATGTAAATCAAGTAAAACGCACCGAACAACCTCGCCATCCATGACGCGATGGCGAGGCCAATGAGACAGCGTCGGCGGAAAAGCTGATAGATGCGAAAAAACGGCAGAAACCGAGAATAAAACCTCATGAAATCAGTTAGATAACTTTATTGTCAATTTCATTTGGGTTTGTGAAATTTTTGCCCTATGCAAAACCGCACATATTGCGCCTACCGCCAACGGCTTCAGCAACGCAAATACTGCACATCGGGACTGACAGGATTTCTGAACACCTCGATTATATCAGGAAAACGAGGTGATCAAACAGCTTTTCCGCACAGATCGCGGTCTTGAGAGCGCTTTTCTCGCGAAATTGACGCATTCTGGTTTGGGTCCAGCTCTCAGCTTTTCTACTTCCCTTTCAGTTCACGCAAACGCAAAGAGCCGTCGGTTGGCATTCAACCGGGCGGTGAAACGATGGAATTCGCCGAGAAAGCAGACAGGAGCCGTCATGAAAACCGCAGCGACATTTAAGCAGGCAGACATAAAGCGAGCCATCCGCGGCGCGCAATCAGCTGGTGTCGCCATAGCGGCAATCTCTATCACCGTCTTCGGCGAGATCACCCTGCAGATCAAAGACCCAGATCAACCGGGACTGAGAGACGCAAACGACTGGGACAACATACTGGAAAAATGAAACGTAACCCTTATCCCGGCGTCACCAGGGTCACGGACCGCCACGGCAAGATCCGATGGCGTTTCAGACTCAAGGGATGCAGCTCCTGCTATATCCGAGGAACATATGGTTCGAAAGAATTCGAGGCCTCCTATCAAGCAGCCACGCTCAACAAGCCATTCGAGATCCCCAAAGCCACAGTCAAGTCTGGCACCTTTGATTGGCTCATCACTCAATATATGAGAACCAAAACCTTCCATGACCTTGCGCCAATTACAAAACGCAATCTCAGTGGTGAGATGGAGCGTTTTCGCCAGGAACACGGACACCGCAGCGTAGCGGGTCTCAAGAAAAAGCATGTTGAGGCACTGATGGAGGCGAAGCGTGAGACTCCTGCTGCGGCCAACAAGCTCAAAAAGCTCATCGGGCGCCTATGCCGCTATGCCATCAATGATTTTGGCTATGTGATGACGGATCCCACCCAGGGCGTCAAACCTTATAAGATGAATGCAGATGGCTACCATACATGGACAGATGCCGAAATCGCTCAATTCCTGGCCCACCACGGTGAGGGCTCTTTGCCAGCAATCGTCTTGCATCTTATTCTTTACACTGGTGCTGCCCGACAGGACGTCAACCGGATGGGCTGGCACAGCATTTACGAAAACAGGATCCGCTATAGTCGGGGAAAAACAGGCGGATTGGTGGACCTTCCACTTCATGCCAAACTCGAAGAGTTTCTAGTCAACATTCCAAGCCATCAGAAAACCTTCATCACCCAAACCAAATCTGCTGATGAAAGTTATACGACTGAATCGTTCGGCAATTGGTTTGGGAAACAATGCAAGGAAGCCGGCGTTCCTGGAACAGCTCATGGATTGCGCAAAGCCGGTGCAACAAAGCTGGCAGAGGCCGGAGGCACCGAGTTTGAGGTTATGACGTTCCTCGGGCACAGAAGCCCTGAGGAAGCCCGCAAATATGTAAGGGCAGCGAACAGGAAATTGATGGCCGACAATGCAATGGCAAAGCTGAAATGATGTCCAACCTAGGCACCCTGGTTGGACAAAAGCCCTCGCAACAGCCTGAGCTGCAAGGGCTTTTTGTCGAAAGTGGTACGCCCTACGGGACTCGAACCCGTGTTACCGCCGTGAAAGGGCGGCGTCCTAACCGCTAGACGAAGGGCGCTCATCAATCGGTGAGGCGGTTTATAAAAAGCTTTGTGTTAAAGCGCAAGCCTGAAAACTCGCTTTTTGATCTTTTTTTCATTTCTATGACAGTTTGTCCAAAGGCTTTTTATTTCTTCTTGCCCTATGAGGGGCATAAGGCGTATTTAGTTGCTTAATCGAACTATTAAATGCAGATAACACAACGGTGAACCACAATGTATGTCAGGGACAATCTCGTAAATGATATCCGAACATCCTCGAGGCAACTCGTGCGTCAATGGGGTGTTTTGGCCAAACATGTAGCGGGAACTGACTACTCTCTTAGCGCTGTGCATGCCGTGCTTGAAATCGGACTTAAAGACGGGATCAAATCAAAAGATCTGGCCCATGCCCTTATTCTTGAAAAGTCAACCATCAGCCGCCTTGTCAAAAGTCTGGTTGAACAGGGACTGGTCACCAAGCTGAATGATGAAGCCGATCGCCGACAACAGGGCCTTTCCTTAAGCGAGAAAGGCAAGGCTCTCTTTGATGCCATCAATCTTTATTCCAATGAACAGGTGCGCGACGCGCTCGGGTCAATCGACAGGCAAAATATTTCCAAGATTGTTG encodes the following:
- a CDS encoding tyrosine-type recombinase/integrase gives rise to the protein MKRNPYPGVTRVTDRHGKIRWRFRLKGCSSCYIRGTYGSKEFEASYQAATLNKPFEIPKATVKSGTFDWLITQYMRTKTFHDLAPITKRNLSGEMERFRQEHGHRSVAGLKKKHVEALMEAKRETPAAANKLKKLIGRLCRYAINDFGYVMTDPTQGVKPYKMNADGYHTWTDAEIAQFLAHHGEGSLPAIVLHLILYTGAARQDVNRMGWHSIYENRIRYSRGKTGGLVDLPLHAKLEEFLVNIPSHQKTFITQTKSADESYTTESFGNWFGKQCKEAGVPGTAHGLRKAGATKLAEAGGTEFEVMTFLGHRSPEEARKYVRAANRKLMADNAMAKLK